A region of uncultured Anaeromusa sp. DNA encodes the following proteins:
- a CDS encoding ABC transporter permease — MVEEFFGAIGRSVLGASARCGRFSLLALDTFRQMLRQRPSVRHTLQQMAHLGVNSLPIVMLTMLFTGMVMTVQTASEFIKYGAQSSVGGVIAIAMGRELSPVLTGVVVAGRVGAAITAEIGSMKVTEQIDALRVMATNPVAYLVVPRLLAMVVMLPMLVVFADLIGTIGGYLVATFYAGIGSQTFLNSIKVFAVVNDVTGGLVKAAFFGVIIALMGCYKGLHAEAGAEGVGKATTGSVVNSIILIFVSNYFLSLILYR; from the coding sequence ATGGTCGAAGAATTTTTTGGAGCAATTGGTCGGTCCGTGCTGGGCGCGTCTGCACGTTGCGGCCGTTTTAGCCTTTTGGCGCTGGACACGTTTCGACAGATGTTACGGCAGCGGCCAAGCGTACGGCATACGCTGCAGCAAATGGCGCATTTGGGAGTAAACTCTTTGCCGATTGTCATGTTGACCATGCTATTTACCGGCATGGTTATGACGGTTCAGACTGCTAGCGAATTTATTAAGTATGGAGCACAGTCCTCCGTGGGTGGCGTCATTGCCATTGCTATGGGACGGGAGTTATCGCCAGTACTGACAGGCGTGGTGGTTGCCGGTCGTGTCGGCGCGGCCATTACCGCTGAAATCGGCTCAATGAAGGTAACCGAGCAAATTGACGCTTTGCGGGTGATGGCGACAAATCCAGTGGCGTATCTTGTTGTACCCCGCCTTTTGGCGATGGTTGTCATGTTGCCGATGCTTGTGGTGTTTGCAGACTTGATCGGAACAATTGGCGGCTATTTGGTGGCTACTTTTTACGCAGGCATTGGTTCACAGACCTTTTTGAATTCGATCAAAGTGTTTGCCGTGGTGAACGATGTTACCGGAGGATTAGTGAAAGCTGCTTTTTTTGGCGTGATTATCGCATTAATGGGATGCTATAAAGGCTTGCATGCAGAAGCTGGTGCAGAAGGCGTCGGCAAGGCGACGACAGGTTCCGTCGTCAATTCGATTATCTTGATTTTCGTAAGTAATTATTTTCTTTCGTTGATTTTGTATCGTTGA